Below is a window of Thermodesulfitimonas autotrophica DNA.
GTGCCGGACGCTTGTATAAAAGGAGTGCGCGCCGGTCTTGGCGGAATTAGAAGTTAGAACTGAATCGGCTGTGACAACCAAGGCGCTCGGCGAAAAATTGGGGCGGCTGCTCAGACCCGGCGATCTGGTTGCCCTCACCGGGGCGCTCGGCGCCGGAAAGACCTGTTTCACGCAGGGCCTGGCGCAGGGCCTGGGGATAAAGGCAGCGGTGACGAGCCCTACCTTCGTGCTTATTAAAGAATATGCGGGGCCTATCCCGCTTTACCATTTCGACGCCTACCGGCTCAGCGGTCCGGAGGAATTTTTGATGCTGGGCAGCGCAGAATATTTCGCAGGCGCCGGCGTTTGCGTGGTCGAATGGGCCGACCGCGTGGCCGAAGCCCTGCCTGAAGACCGGATAGAAGTGGAGATCCGGTATCTACCCGGCACCGCAGAGGGGCGCCTCATTCGCCTCACCGGACGGGGGCGCCGCAGCCGGTCGGTCGTGGAGGAATTGAAACGTGGCTTGCGTGCTGGGAATTGAGACGGCGACACCACTCCTCAGCGTGGCGATAGTCGGGCCAGAGGGCCTCCGTGCGGAACGCGCGGCCTTCGGGGAGCGGCTCCACTCGGTTCGCCTTTTCCCCTTTATTGAAGAACTCCTGCGCGATGCCGGCACCCGCTTCGAGGACCTCAGCGGCATCGCCGTCTCCCAGGGCCCCGGATCCTTCACGGGTCTCCGCCTGGGGGTCGTTAGCGCCAAAACGCTCGCGCAGGTTTGTGCCCTGCCCGTAATCGGGATCCCGACGTTGCTCGCCTTGGCGGCACCTCTGCTCAGCGGCGGGATCCCGGTCTGCCCCGTACTCACCTCGCGCAGCGATGAGGTTTACGCCGCCGCTTACGCGTCCGGGGCCCCGGAGGCAACTGTTCTGGTTGCGCCCTTTGCCGCCCCCCCGGTAGAAGCGGCCCAAAAGTTCGCCTCTTTTGCTAAACTTCTCCTGACCGGCGAAGGGGCCTGGGCATTCCGGGAGGCCTTCACCGAAATCCTCGGGGAGAGGGCTCTCTTCGCCTCCGAAGTTTTCAATTACCCCCGGGCCGCCACGGTTGCCTTTTTAGGGCGCCAAAGGCTTGCGCGCGGCGCGGCAGTTACACCCTTCGACCTCCTGCCAGAATACCTTCGCCTCCCGGCGATTAAAGGGAGGCGCGGCACGTGAGAATCAAAGTTGTCCCGATGGAACCGGAACATCTCGACGCCGTAATGGCCATCGAAAACGTATCCTTCCCGATCCCGTGGAAGCGCGAGGCTTTTCTCTTCGAAATCCTCCTCAACGAAACGGCCGATTACGTGGTGGCGCTCTACCGGGATCAGGTTGTAGGGTACGGCGGCATGTGGCTGGTTCTCGACGAAGCGCACATCACCAACATCGCCGTGCACCCCGATTGCCGCGGCAGGGGTATCGGCCGCCGCATCCTGCAGGAACTGATCAAGCGAGCGGCACTGCGGGGGGCAACAAAGATGACCCTCGAAGTGCGGCCCTCAAACCTTATTGCGCGGAAGCTTTACCGGGATCTGGGTTTCGAGGAAAAAGGGGTCCGCAAGCGCTACTACCAGGACAACCACGAAGACGCAATCATCATGTGGCTCGAAGACCTCCGGGCCAGGGCCTAAACGGGGTGATATTCTTTGAGTATTCTCATCCTCGGAATCGAAACCTCTTGCGACGAAACGGCTGCGGCGGTTGTCGCCGATGGCCGGGAGATTCTCGCGAACATTGTCGCATCTCAGGTGGAAGTCCACCGGCACTTTGGCGGCGTCGTGCCCGAAGTAGCGTCACGACGTCACATAGAGGCCCTAAACCCCGTTATCGCCACGGCCCTATCGGAAGCGGGTATCTCCTTTTCCGACCTTGCCGCCGTTGCCGTAACGCACGGTCCCGGTCTTTTAGGGTCACTTCTCGTGGGGCTGATGGCGACCAAAAGCATTGCTTTCGCCTGCAACATTCCGCTCATCGCCGTCCACCATATTCTGGCCCACGTTTACGCCTGCTTCCTCACCGCACCGGATACCACCTTTCCCCTTATCGCGCTCGTGGTTTCCGGTGGGCACACCGATCTGATTTACGCCGCCTCCCACAGCGAGTTCCGCCTCATCGGGCAGACGCGGGACGACGCCGCCGGTGAGGCCTTCGACAAGGCGGCCCGCGCCATGGGTCTAGGGTACCCCGGGGGGCCGGCGATCGAGCGCCTCGCGCGGGAAGGGGCACCCGCTGCCCTTTACCTGCCACGGCCCATGCTCGAGGAGCAGAGCTACGACACGAGTTTCAGCGGTTTGAAAACGGCAGTCGTTAACCACCTCCACCGGGAGCGGCAGAAAGGCAACCCCGTTAACCTTGCCGATCTGGCCGCCGCCTTCCAGGCAGCGGTGACCGAGGTTTTGGTAACTAAAGCCTTCGCCGCAGCGGCGGACTTCAAGGTAAAAACCATCCTGGTGGCCGGCGGTGTGGCCGCGAACGATTACCTGCGGGAGCGCTTCCGTGAGGAAGCAAGCCGGCGGCACCTTCGCCTCGTCATCCCGCCCCCGGCACTCTGCACCGACAACGCAGCGATGGTAGCCGCCGCTGGTTACTATCACTTCCTCCGCGGGGACTTCGCCCCGCTTACCGTAAACGCGGTTGCTAACCTGCCACTTACGGCGGATTTTGCGGTATAATCTGAGGCGATGATCCCGAAAGTCGAAAAGATGGCGACCGTCCCGTTCTGGCGTCCCCTCCCTGTTAACCCCGATCCCCCGGCCCTGCTCACCGCGCTGGGCGGACCGGAAAGGGATTACGCTTTTCTTCTCGAGAGCGCCCTTGGCCAACCTAGCCGCCTCAACCGCTACTCTTTCCTCGGCGTTGAGCCCTTCCTTATTCTCCGGAGCAAAGGCCGGCAGGTAGAAATCCTCCGGGACGGGCAGCGGGAAATTTTCACCGGCAACCCCTTTGTCCTGCTCCAGCAACTTCTCCAGGCCCACCGTGCCGCGCCGCCCGAAAAAACGGCGGGGTTCCCACCTTTCTGCGGCGGCGCCGCCGGCTACCTCGCCTACGATTTGGGCCGCCAGATCGAAAGGCTCCCCGCCGAGGCTTGCGACGACCTCGGTCTTCCGGAACTCTATTTAGGCTTTTACGATCTGGTAGTGGCGGTCGACCATCTGACCGGCAGCGTAACCCTCTGCGGCTTCCCGGTCCGGGGAGCCGCTTCCCTCGCCGAAAAAGCGCGCCGGTGGGAGTCTCTGCTGCAAAGGGGCGCCTTGCAGCCGCCCCCACCAGAAGAAACCCTGCGGCGCGGCTCCCTCCCTCCCCTACCCGCTCTCGCGGAACACTTTACGCGTGAGAGTTACGCTGCGGCGGTCGCCCGTGCCCGGGAATACATTGCTGCCGGGGACATTTTTGAGGTCAACCTTTCCCAGCGCTTCGCCGCCCCGCTTCAGGGCACGGCCTGGGAACTCTACCGCCGCCTCCGGCGCCTCAACCCGGCACCCTTTGCCGCCTACCTCCGCTTCCCAGAAGTAGAAGTGGTCAGCGCATCACCGGAACGCTTCCTGAAAGTAGAAGCAGGACGGGTGGAGACAAGACCGATCAAGGGAACGCGCCCCCGGGGCGCTACCCCGGAAGAAGACGCGCGGCTCCGGCAGGAACTCTGGGAAAGCGAGAAAGACCGGGCGGAGCTAACAATGATCATCGATCTGGAACGGAACGACCTCGGGCGGGT
It encodes the following:
- the tsaD gene encoding tRNA (adenosine(37)-N6)-threonylcarbamoyltransferase complex transferase subunit TsaD, coding for MSILILGIETSCDETAAAVVADGREILANIVASQVEVHRHFGGVVPEVASRRHIEALNPVIATALSEAGISFSDLAAVAVTHGPGLLGSLLVGLMATKSIAFACNIPLIAVHHILAHVYACFLTAPDTTFPLIALVVSGGHTDLIYAASHSEFRLIGQTRDDAAGEAFDKAARAMGLGYPGGPAIERLAREGAPAALYLPRPMLEEQSYDTSFSGLKTAVVNHLHRERQKGNPVNLADLAAAFQAAVTEVLVTKAFAAAADFKVKTILVAGGVAANDYLRERFREEASRRHLRLVIPPPALCTDNAAMVAAAGYYHFLRGDFAPLTVNAVANLPLTADFAV
- the tsaE gene encoding tRNA (adenosine(37)-N6)-threonylcarbamoyltransferase complex ATPase subunit type 1 TsaE translates to MAELEVRTESAVTTKALGEKLGRLLRPGDLVALTGALGAGKTCFTQGLAQGLGIKAAVTSPTFVLIKEYAGPIPLYHFDAYRLSGPEEFLMLGSAEYFAGAGVCVVEWADRVAEALPEDRIEVEIRYLPGTAEGRLIRLTGRGRRSRSVVEELKRGLRAGN
- the pabB gene encoding aminodeoxychorismate synthase component I, producing the protein MIPKVEKMATVPFWRPLPVNPDPPALLTALGGPERDYAFLLESALGQPSRLNRYSFLGVEPFLILRSKGRQVEILRDGQREIFTGNPFVLLQQLLQAHRAAPPEKTAGFPPFCGGAAGYLAYDLGRQIERLPAEACDDLGLPELYLGFYDLVVAVDHLTGSVTLCGFPVRGAASLAEKARRWESLLQRGALQPPPPEETLRRGSLPPLPALAEHFTRESYAAAVARAREYIAAGDIFEVNLSQRFAAPLQGTAWELYRRLRRLNPAPFAAYLRFPEVEVVSASPERFLKVEAGRVETRPIKGTRPRGATPEEDARLRQELWESEKDRAELTMIIDLERNDLGRVCRVGSVKVPELYVLEEYATVFHLVSTVTGKLAPEKDVVDLILSTFPGGSITGAPKIRAMEIIEELEPVRRSIYCGSIGWLGFQGDADLNIVIRTFIVKDGRVYFQTGGAVTGDSDPEKEYLETLAKARGLYSAL
- the rimI gene encoding ribosomal protein S18-alanine N-acetyltransferase, yielding MRIKVVPMEPEHLDAVMAIENVSFPIPWKREAFLFEILLNETADYVVALYRDQVVGYGGMWLVLDEAHITNIAVHPDCRGRGIGRRILQELIKRAALRGATKMTLEVRPSNLIARKLYRDLGFEEKGVRKRYYQDNHEDAIIMWLEDLRARA
- the tsaB gene encoding tRNA (adenosine(37)-N6)-threonylcarbamoyltransferase complex dimerization subunit type 1 TsaB, translating into MACVLGIETATPLLSVAIVGPEGLRAERAAFGERLHSVRLFPFIEELLRDAGTRFEDLSGIAVSQGPGSFTGLRLGVVSAKTLAQVCALPVIGIPTLLALAAPLLSGGIPVCPVLTSRSDEVYAAAYASGAPEATVLVAPFAAPPVEAAQKFASFAKLLLTGEGAWAFREAFTEILGERALFASEVFNYPRAATVAFLGRQRLARGAAVTPFDLLPEYLRLPAIKGRRGT